One part of the Amaranthus tricolor cultivar Red isolate AtriRed21 chromosome 16, ASM2621246v1, whole genome shotgun sequence genome encodes these proteins:
- the LOC130802274 gene encoding glycosyltransferase BC10-like, which yields MANLGQFLFFALGLSIGLTIGFFHLLTIPFSLTSWSPSLTFPSPYLALTTTSPPPPPLRSTVPTLGGDSLMHNMSDKELIWKASMIPQVEGYSYDYTPKVAFMFLTKGSLPLAPLWDLFFKGHEGLYSIYVHTHPSYTDSWPQNSVFYGRRIPSKEVEWGTMSMIDAEKRLIANALLDFGNQRLVLVSESCIPLFNFTTIYNYLMHSKTSFLASFDDPRKPGRGRYNPKMYPNITLQDWRKGSQWFEFHRRLAIHLISDNKYYSIFEEHCKPPCYNDEHYFPTLAHILFPELIANRSVTWVDWSHVGPHPGRFINRDITEEFLNNIRFGSRNCTYNGDVTYMCSLFARKFVGDTLKPLLQIAPKLLGFNP from the exons ATGGCTAATTTAGGCCAATTCCTCTTCTTTGCCTTGGGTTTATCAATTGGCCTAACAATTGGCTTCTTTCATCTCTTAACCATACCTTTTTCCCTTACTTCTTGGTCACCATCCCTCACCTTCCCCTCCCCTTACTTGGCCTTAACGACAACCTCGCCACCACCACCGCCATTACGTTCGACGGTGCCAACATTGGGAGGTGATAGTTTGATGCATAATATGAGTGACAAGGAGTTAATATGGAAAGCTTCAATGATCCCTCAAGTGGAAGGGTACTCTTATGATTATACTCCTAAAGTGGCTTTTATGTTCTTAACAAAAGGGTCATTGCCATTAGCTCCATTATGGGATTTATTCTTTAAGGGTCATGAAGGTTTATACTCTATCTATGTTCATACTCATCCTTCTTACACTGATTCTTGGCCTCAAAATTCTGTTTTCTATGGGAGGCGAATTCCTAGTAAG GAAGTGGAATGGGGAACTATGTCTATGATCGATGCAGAAAAACGACTGATAGCTAATGCCTTATTAGATTTTGGCAATCAAAGATTAGTGCTTGTTTCTGAATCATGCATTCCATTATTCAATTTCACAACAATTTACAATTATCTAATGCATTCTAAGACTAGTTTTCTTGCCTCCTTTGATGACCCTAGAAAACCTGGTCGTGGACGTTACAACCCCAAAATGTACCCTAACATAACCCTACAAGATTGGAGAAAAGGATCCCAATGGTTCGAATTTCACCGACGACTTGCTATTCATTTGATCTCGGATAATAAATATTACTCGATATTCGAAGAACATTGTAAACCGCCATGTTACAATGACGAACATTATTTCCCGACTCTTGCACACATTCTTTTTCCTGAATTGATTGCAAATAGAAGCGTTACATGGGTTGATTGGTCACATGTTGGACCTCACCCTGGTCGATTTATTAATCGAGATATAACAGAAGAGTTTCTTAACAATATTAGATTTGGATCGAGAAATTGTACATATAATGGGGATGTAACATATATGTGTTCTCTTTTTGCTAGGAAATTTGTTGGTGATACCTTAAAACCTTTGCTTCAAATTGCTCCCAAATTACTAGGGTTTAATCCTTaa